A stretch of the Vibrio rumoiensis genome encodes the following:
- the traL gene encoding type IV conjugative transfer system protein TraL, which yields MKPVKIPRRVDEPPHLLLWSADELAPMLLGLTIGVIIGKALICFLGGLLVTNLYRRFRDNHPDGYLLHMIYWAGFIMTKAKSLKNPFVRRYLP from the coding sequence ATGAAGCCTGTAAAGATACCGCGCCGGGTTGATGAGCCACCGCATCTGCTGTTGTGGAGCGCAGATGAGTTGGCCCCAATGCTTTTGGGGCTAACTATTGGAGTCATCATCGGTAAGGCCTTGATCTGCTTTTTAGGGGGGTTACTTGTAACCAACCTTTATCGACGGTTCAGGGATAACCATCCGGATGGATACCTGCTCCACATGATCTACTGGGCCGGGTTCATTATGACCAAGGCCAAATCTCTCAAGAACCCGTTTGTCCGGAGGTATTTGCCTTGA
- a CDS encoding DUF4400 domain-containing protein, whose translation MNKPWLLVAWLLAIEILAILLLIPGDWTDKAIKRESVLVEQSLGIEARDWIQDKASTWFRSSIIDSGFYEGMYQTLIPSEEERQKSKGMQDMGKGWFAWVKGRMEAFVNVIYQFYTRLALLAAWAPYMLILFVPAVYDGMMTWRIKRTNFDYASPVLHRYSVRGTMYLMAGLFIAFFVPIALDPVVIPLTMMTCCVLVGLTFGNLQKRV comes from the coding sequence ATGAACAAGCCGTGGTTGCTGGTCGCATGGCTGCTGGCTATTGAGATACTTGCGATATTGCTGCTGATCCCAGGTGACTGGACAGACAAAGCTATCAAAAGAGAGTCTGTGCTGGTGGAGCAGAGTCTCGGGATCGAAGCCAGAGACTGGATACAGGACAAAGCATCTACCTGGTTCCGGTCGAGCATTATTGATTCTGGCTTCTATGAAGGGATGTACCAAACGTTGATCCCCTCAGAAGAAGAGCGCCAGAAATCCAAGGGTATGCAGGATATGGGGAAGGGCTGGTTCGCGTGGGTTAAGGGTCGCATGGAGGCCTTTGTTAACGTCATTTACCAGTTCTATACCAGACTGGCGCTGTTAGCTGCTTGGGCTCCCTATATGCTCATCCTGTTTGTACCGGCTGTGTACGATGGGATGATGACCTGGCGCATCAAACGGACCAACTTCGACTACGCAAGCCCAGTTTTGCATCGCTATAGCGTTCGCGGAACAATGTACTTGATGGCTGGTTTGTTCATCGCATTCTTCGTCCCTATAGCTCTCGATCCGGTTGTCATTCCACTTACGATGATGACCTGTTGCGTTCTGGTAGGCCTGACGTTCGGCAACCTACAAAAACGGGTATAG
- the traV gene encoding type IV conjugative transfer system lipoprotein TraV, which produces MKNLNILTRKGSSRGKAQKEQAVRSAKMLGVGAVLLVLSGCSSLNIGSDEYSCPGMPSGVQCMSARDVYAATNDGNVPRPMKPEEVEAKAEADGGGSSDVSVNSSNSGDSVIDNYVAPRLPDRPIPIRTPAQVMRIWVAPWEDTNGDLIVTGYVYTEIEPRRWVIGDGTPQSEPVLRPLQTVTHEPKSETTK; this is translated from the coding sequence ATGAAAAATTTGAACATTTTGACCAGAAAGGGCAGTTCCAGAGGCAAGGCTCAAAAGGAACAGGCAGTAAGATCGGCAAAGATGTTGGGGGTGGGAGCAGTTCTTCTAGTTCTGTCGGGCTGTTCCTCACTCAACATCGGTAGCGATGAGTATAGCTGTCCGGGAATGCCGAGTGGTGTTCAGTGTATGTCAGCGAGAGACGTTTACGCCGCAACAAATGACGGAAATGTCCCTCGCCCAATGAAGCCTGAGGAAGTCGAGGCCAAAGCGGAAGCGGATGGCGGAGGTTCCTCTGACGTTTCAGTGAACTCATCTAACTCCGGGGATTCGGTTATCGACAATTATGTCGCACCACGTCTTCCGGATCGCCCAATTCCAATTCGCACACCCGCGCAGGTTATGCGGATTTGGGTAGCTCCCTGGGAGGACACCAATGGTGATCTCATCGTGACAGGGTATGTCTACACCGAAATCGAACCGCGCAGGTGGGTAATTGGGGATGGCACACCGCAAAGTGAGCCAGTTTTGAGACCGCTGCAAACGGTAACACACGAACCGAAGTCTGAAACAACTAAATAG
- the traD gene encoding conjugative transfer system coupling protein TraD (Members of this protein family are the putative conjugative coupling factor, TraD, as the term is used for the SXT and TOL plasmid systems.), with the protein MTMSYDPLAYEMPWRPNYEKNAVAGWLAASGAALAVEQVSTMPPEPFYWMTGICGVMAMARLPKAIKLHLLQKHLRGRDLEFISITELQKYIKDTPEDMWLGSGFLWENRHAQRVFEILKRDWTSIVGKESTVKKVVRKIQGKRKELPIGQPWIHGVEPKEEKLMQPLKHTEGHTLIVGTTGSGKTRMFDILISQAILRGEAVIIIDPKGDKEMRDNARRACEAMGQPERFVSFHPAFPEESVRIDPLRNFTRVTEIASRLAALIPSEAGADPFKSFGWQALNNIAQGLVITHDRPNLTKLRRFLEGGAAGLVIRAVQAYSERVRPDWEAEAAPFLEKVKNGSREKIAFALMRFYYEIIQPEHPNSDLEGLLSMFQHDQTHFSKMVANLLPIMNMLTSGELGPLLSPDSTDLSDERQITDSAKIINNAQVAYLGLDSLTDNMVGSAMGSIFLSDLTAVAGDRYNYGVNNRPVNIFVDEAAEVINDPFIQLLNKGRGAKLRLFVATQTFADFAARLGSKDKALQVLGNINNTFALRIVDGETQEYIADNLPKTRLKYVMRTQGQNSDGKEPIMHGGNQGERLMEEEADLFPAQLLGMLPNLEYIAKISGGTIVKGRLPILTQ; encoded by the coding sequence AATGAGTTATGACCCGCTCGCCTACGAGATGCCGTGGCGGCCTAACTATGAAAAAAATGCTGTGGCAGGCTGGCTTGCAGCCTCCGGGGCTGCTTTGGCCGTGGAGCAGGTCAGCACTATGCCTCCAGAGCCCTTTTATTGGATGACGGGGATCTGTGGTGTGATGGCAATGGCTCGTTTGCCTAAGGCTATCAAGCTCCATTTGCTGCAAAAGCACTTGAGGGGCCGAGATTTAGAGTTTATCTCCATTACGGAGCTCCAGAAGTACATCAAAGATACGCCGGAAGATATGTGGCTCGGTAGTGGGTTCCTGTGGGAAAACCGTCATGCCCAGCGCGTGTTTGAGATCCTGAAACGAGATTGGACATCTATCGTCGGAAAAGAATCGACGGTTAAAAAAGTTGTCCGGAAAATACAGGGTAAGAGAAAAGAGTTGCCTATCGGCCAGCCTTGGATTCACGGGGTTGAGCCAAAAGAAGAAAAACTTATGCAGCCTCTAAAGCATACAGAGGGGCACACTCTAATTGTAGGGACTACCGGCTCGGGCAAGACCCGTATGTTCGACATCTTGATCTCTCAGGCCATCCTGCGCGGGGAAGCTGTGATTATCATAGACCCGAAAGGTGATAAGGAGATGCGAGACAATGCCAGACGGGCCTGTGAAGCTATGGGACAGCCGGAAAGGTTCGTCTCATTCCACCCGGCATTCCCAGAAGAATCAGTGCGTATCGATCCCCTGCGAAATTTCACCCGTGTAACAGAAATCGCAAGTCGATTGGCTGCATTGATTCCATCCGAAGCTGGGGCTGATCCATTCAAATCATTTGGCTGGCAGGCTCTTAACAATATTGCTCAAGGGCTTGTTATCACCCATGACCGTCCTAACCTGACAAAACTCCGTCGTTTCCTTGAAGGTGGCGCTGCTGGTCTAGTCATCAGAGCCGTTCAAGCCTATTCAGAACGAGTTAGGCCTGACTGGGAGGCCGAAGCTGCGCCTTTCCTAGAGAAAGTAAAAAACGGCTCTCGTGAAAAGATCGCTTTCGCTTTGATGAGGTTCTATTACGAAATCATTCAGCCTGAACATCCCAACTCAGACCTTGAAGGTTTGTTGTCGATGTTCCAGCACGACCAAACCCACTTTTCCAAGATGGTGGCAAACCTCCTTCCGATCATGAATATGCTGACGTCCGGAGAGTTGGGGCCATTGTTATCGCCAGACTCAACTGACCTAAGTGACGAACGCCAAATCACTGACTCCGCGAAGATCATCAATAACGCCCAAGTAGCCTACCTGGGCCTCGACTCGCTGACCGACAATATGGTGGGTAGCGCTATGGGCTCAATATTTCTTTCTGACCTTACAGCGGTGGCTGGGGATAGATACAACTATGGCGTCAACAACAGACCCGTGAACATCTTTGTTGACGAAGCTGCTGAGGTGATCAACGACCCATTCATCCAACTTTTGAACAAAGGACGTGGTGCGAAACTTCGTCTTTTCGTTGCAACCCAAACTTTTGCAGATTTCGCAGCTCGACTGGGCAGCAAAGACAAAGCGCTCCAAGTCTTGGGGAACATCAACAACACGTTCGCTCTGCGTATTGTTGATGGGGAAACCCAAGAATACATCGCGGATAACCTGCCGAAGACGCGGCTCAAGTACGTTATGCGTACACAGGGCCAGAATTCTGATGGCAAGGAACCCATTATGCACGGAGGCAACCAAGGCGAGCGTTTGATGGAGGAGGAAGCGGATCTTTTCCCTGCCCAATTACTGGGAATGCTTCCGAATCTGGAATACATAGCCAAGATTTCAGGCGGAACTATCGTAAAAGGCCGTCTGCCAATATTGACCCAGTAA
- a CDS encoding TraK domain-containing protein, with protein sequence MKNNAKISLLALSLALGTSMAYASDDIPVVPASVMKKDVPAPVTSGQNTSEVVGHVNENPMLTMKPGVNQIIPIAIGHPNRVVTPFSNPEIVSTSLTGANENGQCGEVCIKENVVYVATDKQYPVTMFITEKGSEAQALSLTMVPRRIPPREVFLKLDGGVGISGAFANSKAEAWEQSQPYVETIRSVFRKIAIGEVPQGYTLNRIPAGVAVPSCSHPGIKVDFGKGQYMMGHHLNVFIGVAQNVSEQPIEFKEALCGSWDVAAVTTWPLNVLEPGQKTELYVAKKQKRGIAPTSKRPSLLGGGQ encoded by the coding sequence ATGAAGAACAACGCTAAAATTTCGCTTCTGGCGCTGTCCTTGGCGCTTGGAACATCAATGGCCTATGCCTCGGATGATATTCCTGTTGTCCCGGCAAGCGTTATGAAAAAAGACGTTCCAGCCCCTGTGACGTCGGGACAAAATACCAGTGAAGTAGTGGGCCATGTAAATGAAAACCCCATGCTGACGATGAAGCCCGGTGTAAACCAAATAATCCCTATTGCCATTGGTCATCCCAATCGTGTTGTAACACCTTTCAGTAATCCGGAGATTGTCTCCACTTCCCTGACTGGAGCAAACGAAAACGGTCAATGCGGTGAGGTTTGTATCAAAGAGAACGTGGTCTATGTCGCTACGGATAAACAATACCCTGTGACTATGTTCATTACGGAAAAAGGCTCAGAAGCCCAAGCATTAAGCCTAACGATGGTTCCTCGCCGTATTCCGCCTAGAGAAGTATTTCTCAAACTCGATGGTGGTGTAGGGATCAGTGGGGCATTTGCTAATTCCAAGGCTGAGGCTTGGGAACAGAGTCAGCCTTACGTCGAAACTATCCGCTCTGTGTTCAGGAAAATTGCCATCGGGGAAGTTCCACAGGGTTATACGTTGAACCGTATCCCTGCCGGAGTCGCTGTACCTAGTTGCTCACACCCTGGGATTAAGGTGGATTTCGGAAAAGGGCAATACATGATGGGGCATCACCTGAATGTATTCATCGGTGTAGCACAGAACGTTTCTGAACAGCCTATCGAGTTCAAAGAGGCTCTTTGTGGAAGCTGGGATGTTGCTGCTGTTACTACGTGGCCGCTCAACGTGCTTGAGCCCGGCCAGAAAACGGAACTCTATGTAGCGAAGAAACAAAAGCGTGGAATTGCTCCAACGTCTAAGCGTCCTTCGCTATTAGGAGGTGGTCAATGA
- a CDS encoding TraB/VirB10 family protein, with protein MKRFWTELDPQKKRWVAIAGGLFVLFAVVTMFSGEPKKEEKRGRQETIKHVLTDKNTREIGIDSLSADVKMVSRENSDLKKELDRVKRELEETKDTAGKSSDVGREISRLRQDLDRLTQKNMELAKKVETGEAGGKTASSTGDARADVNGASDGEGQGQFMEKKLDYKDPASFFRDAPLPDSKGGAPATGKGDGRDATKPGIQIVSYSQKAPEVDVKDDKDDESLYLPSGSILTGVLINGMDAPTSQGARRDPFPSTLRIQKEAILPNRFRADVRECFLIVSGYGDLSSERAYLRGETFSCVREDGGVIEARLDSYAVGEDGKAGVRGRVVSKQGQIIAKSLMAGFLGGVSEAFDVNPVPVVNTNPGSNTQYQSVFSDQMFQGAAAKGASKALDRIAQFYIDMAEGIFPVIEVDAGRQVDIIVTKGTKLQIRSNGGNKK; from the coding sequence ATCAAACGATTCTGGACTGAGCTAGACCCCCAAAAGAAACGCTGGGTAGCGATTGCTGGTGGCCTATTCGTTCTTTTTGCAGTAGTGACGATGTTCTCTGGTGAGCCGAAGAAGGAAGAAAAACGCGGTAGGCAAGAAACCATCAAACATGTCCTCACAGACAAAAACACCCGTGAGATAGGGATAGATTCGCTGTCTGCCGATGTGAAGATGGTATCTCGTGAGAATTCGGATCTGAAAAAGGAGCTGGATAGAGTCAAGAGAGAGCTGGAGGAAACAAAGGATACTGCCGGTAAATCCAGCGATGTTGGTAGAGAGATTTCTCGCCTACGCCAAGACCTTGATCGCCTGACTCAGAAAAATATGGAGTTGGCTAAGAAGGTTGAAACTGGTGAGGCTGGTGGAAAAACGGCCTCTTCAACAGGTGATGCCAGAGCAGATGTTAATGGTGCATCAGACGGTGAAGGTCAAGGTCAGTTCATGGAGAAAAAGCTGGACTACAAAGATCCGGCATCTTTTTTCCGTGACGCACCACTCCCGGACTCGAAGGGTGGAGCTCCAGCAACAGGTAAAGGTGATGGCCGTGATGCCACTAAGCCAGGCATTCAGATTGTGAGCTACTCACAGAAGGCCCCAGAAGTTGATGTGAAAGACGACAAAGATGATGAGTCCCTCTATCTGCCGTCAGGTTCCATCCTGACAGGTGTACTTATCAACGGTATGGATGCGCCTACTTCCCAGGGTGCCCGACGAGATCCATTCCCTTCAACTCTTCGGATTCAGAAAGAAGCAATATTGCCTAATCGTTTCCGTGCGGATGTCAGAGAGTGTTTCCTGATTGTTTCAGGCTATGGCGACCTTAGTTCTGAACGAGCCTACCTACGCGGTGAAACATTCTCTTGTGTCAGGGAAGACGGTGGGGTGATTGAAGCGAGGCTTGATTCTTATGCGGTTGGTGAGGACGGAAAGGCTGGTGTTCGAGGCCGCGTTGTATCGAAGCAAGGGCAGATTATTGCCAAGAGCTTGATGGCTGGGTTCCTTGGTGGCGTGTCTGAGGCCTTTGATGTCAACCCTGTACCAGTTGTTAACACTAACCCTGGCTCAAATACCCAGTATCAGTCAGTTTTCTCTGATCAGATGTTTCAGGGGGCTGCTGCTAAGGGAGCGAGCAAGGCGCTGGATCGTATCGCTCAATTCTACATCGACATGGCCGAAGGTATCTTCCCGGTCATCGAGGTCGATGCTGGCCGCCAAGTAGACATCATTGTGACAAAAGGCACCAAGTTACAAATTCGTTCCAATGGGGGCAATAAGAAATGA
- a CDS encoding TraE/TraK family type IV conjugative transfer system protein: MNFKKYLKTWEGTQTENKWGRVFQGGLIAIVLLLVIQVFSKETIVTMQPFTLTEEAWVTKNNASQSYKEAWGFAFAQLLGNVTPGTVDFVKERLTPLLSPSIYQDVIDAIEIQAQQIKNDRVTMRFEPRFVEYEPKSDKVFVYGYSYVKGASSNEERSERSYEFAIKISNYAPVLDYIDTYVGKPRTKAVLEQLQRKEENRRKNEEQR; the protein is encoded by the coding sequence TTGAACTTTAAAAAGTATCTCAAGACCTGGGAAGGGACCCAAACAGAAAATAAGTGGGGTCGAGTCTTTCAGGGTGGTCTCATCGCAATCGTTTTGCTGCTAGTTATCCAAGTTTTCAGCAAGGAAACAATCGTCACTATGCAGCCGTTCACTCTGACCGAAGAAGCCTGGGTGACAAAAAACAACGCCTCCCAGTCGTATAAAGAGGCTTGGGGTTTTGCCTTTGCTCAGTTGCTTGGAAATGTGACTCCCGGAACTGTCGATTTCGTTAAGGAACGGCTTACCCCGCTTCTCTCCCCGAGCATCTATCAAGACGTGATTGATGCCATCGAAATTCAAGCTCAGCAGATCAAGAACGACCGAGTAACCATGAGGTTCGAGCCGAGATTTGTTGAGTATGAGCCCAAGAGCGACAAGGTTTTTGTCTACGGATATTCCTATGTCAAAGGGGCTTCTTCTAACGAGGAACGTAGCGAACGCTCCTACGAGTTCGCTATCAAGATTTCAAACTACGCGCCCGTGCTTGACTACATCGACACCTATGTAGGAAAGCCACGCACCAAAGCTGTTTTGGAGCAACTCCAGCGCAAAGAAGAGAACCGGAGAAAGAATGAAGAACAACGCTAA